The following coding sequences are from one Novipirellula caenicola window:
- a CDS encoding aminotransferase class III-fold pyridoxal phosphate-dependent enzyme, with translation MAVVEPTSKSSATAAEALRSDPRVAEAKRLIAEAVAEHAKSIDDVRGADESLVPGYQAMLERLGQARGGAPIWPYLSAGLGNGPYVQLADGSVKLDFIGGIGVHGCGHSDPRMVDAAIDAALEDTVMQGNLQQHPPSLEMCERLLKLATAGGAKFDHCLLSTSGAMANENALKIALHHKAPANRIIAFENAFAGRSIALAALTDRPNYRAGLPLALAVDYLPFREQADPEGSTKRAVAQLKRLLNRHPGRYAAFWAEPIAGEGGYYPGSHDFFEALCVPLREAGIPIIFDEVQSFSRTSKPFAFQHYGLDRFADIVTIGKITQVCATLYGEAFKPTGPILSQTFTGASSSIATGLATLDALESSNCFGADGQNVKRHEYFENALNTLVKKYPGLISGPFGEGMMIAFTPGDGSFDQAKRLMGIMYDLGLLGFVCGADPTRIRFLPAPAITTTEHIDAAITLLDQSLALFREPDQVK, from the coding sequence ATGGCTGTGGTTGAACCAACGTCCAAATCGTCCGCGACAGCTGCGGAAGCCCTTCGATCGGATCCTCGTGTGGCCGAGGCAAAACGGTTGATCGCCGAAGCGGTTGCCGAACATGCAAAATCGATCGACGATGTCCGTGGTGCGGATGAGTCGTTGGTGCCCGGTTATCAAGCGATGCTCGAGCGATTGGGCCAAGCACGCGGGGGTGCTCCGATTTGGCCGTACCTATCGGCCGGTTTAGGCAACGGACCCTATGTCCAATTGGCTGATGGCAGCGTCAAGCTTGACTTCATCGGCGGCATCGGGGTGCACGGTTGCGGGCACAGTGATCCGCGAATGGTTGATGCGGCAATCGACGCGGCGCTCGAAGACACGGTGATGCAAGGCAATCTGCAGCAACATCCGCCGAGTCTAGAGATGTGCGAACGGTTGTTGAAGTTGGCGACCGCTGGCGGAGCCAAATTCGATCATTGTTTGTTGTCCACCAGCGGGGCGATGGCGAATGAAAACGCACTGAAGATCGCGCTGCACCACAAGGCACCTGCGAACCGAATCATTGCGTTTGAAAACGCGTTTGCCGGCCGCTCGATCGCGCTCGCCGCACTGACCGATCGACCGAACTATCGAGCCGGCTTGCCATTGGCACTGGCGGTCGATTACCTGCCGTTTCGTGAACAAGCCGACCCCGAGGGCAGCACCAAGCGAGCGGTTGCTCAGCTGAAACGATTGCTCAACCGACACCCTGGTCGCTACGCCGCGTTTTGGGCGGAACCGATTGCAGGCGAAGGAGGCTACTATCCCGGCAGCCACGATTTCTTCGAAGCGCTGTGTGTTCCGCTGCGTGAAGCCGGCATCCCAATCATCTTTGACGAAGTCCAATCGTTCTCGCGAACGTCCAAGCCGTTTGCGTTCCAGCACTACGGGCTCGACCGATTCGCTGACATCGTCACGATCGGCAAGATCACGCAGGTTTGTGCAACGCTGTACGGCGAAGCGTTCAAACCGACCGGGCCGATTCTGAGCCAAACGTTCACCGGAGCTTCGTCGTCGATTGCGACGGGGCTTGCCACCCTCGATGCTCTGGAATCAAGCAATTGTTTCGGAGCGGATGGCCAGAACGTCAAGCGACATGAATACTTTGAGAACGCTTTGAATACGTTGGTCAAAAAGTATCCTGGATTGATCTCGGGTCCGTTCGGCGAAGGAATGATGATCGCTTTCACCCCGGGTGACGGCAGCTTTGATCAGGCAAAACGGTTGATGGGGATCATGTACGATCTTGGTTTGCTTGGTTTTGTCTGTGGAGCCGATCCGACCCGCATTCGCTTTTTGCCCGCACCGGCAATCACAACGACCGAGCATATTGATGCGGCGATCACGTTGTTGGATCAATCGTTAGCGTTGTTTCGCGAGCCAGACCAAGTAAAATAG
- a CDS encoding hydrolase, producing MISEPIQAAIEWMHRQQSASVDRLERWCNQNSWSMDVPQLQQMAEMLCTDFRSFGVSFDQIPLGPMRLLDDAGQWYAPSTGPALLWHHQPDARQRVLLMIHYDTVYPAVGSNTADRCVRQGDRLLGPGTADAKGGIAVIAMAVEAGLRFGLFADLGVSILLNPDEEIGSTASEPLMRTLAPQFDAALVFEPTLPDGKLVAARKGSGGFAFVVRGRSAHAGRNPEQGRNAIVHLSRIVVKLAELHDPDGGVLVNVGKIAGGGPLNRVPDYASVHLNVRVTDTQAMQRIESMLETIRDQFTGDGYEVELNGMLHSPPKCSNDALVAMQDRVAAAANAVGRSIEWQDTGGACDGCKLAAMKLPNIDTMGITGDKLHSSEEYCVPATLVPAAATVLTFLANSAAK from the coding sequence ATGATTTCCGAACCGATTCAAGCTGCAATCGAGTGGATGCACCGCCAACAATCCGCTTCGGTCGATCGGCTCGAGCGTTGGTGCAACCAAAACTCGTGGTCGATGGATGTACCCCAGTTGCAACAAATGGCCGAGATGCTGTGCACGGACTTTCGCAGCTTTGGCGTTTCGTTTGACCAAATTCCCCTGGGACCGATGAGGCTACTGGATGACGCAGGCCAGTGGTACGCCCCTTCGACGGGGCCGGCACTGCTGTGGCACCACCAACCCGATGCTCGGCAACGCGTTTTGTTGATGATCCACTACGACACCGTCTACCCCGCGGTTGGATCGAACACCGCCGATCGCTGCGTTCGCCAAGGCGATCGATTGCTGGGGCCGGGAACGGCCGATGCCAAAGGCGGGATCGCCGTGATCGCGATGGCGGTCGAAGCAGGATTGCGATTCGGTTTGTTCGCCGATTTGGGGGTTTCGATCCTGCTCAATCCTGATGAAGAGATAGGCTCGACCGCTTCGGAACCATTGATGCGAACATTGGCCCCCCAATTTGATGCCGCATTGGTGTTCGAACCGACCCTGCCCGATGGAAAACTCGTCGCGGCACGCAAAGGATCAGGCGGGTTCGCCTTTGTCGTTCGCGGACGCTCGGCGCACGCAGGTCGTAATCCCGAACAGGGTCGCAATGCGATTGTGCATCTGTCGCGGATTGTCGTAAAGCTCGCTGAACTTCATGACCCCGATGGTGGCGTGTTGGTGAATGTCGGCAAGATCGCTGGCGGTGGGCCGTTGAACCGCGTCCCCGACTATGCCTCGGTTCACTTGAATGTGCGAGTGACCGACACTCAGGCGATGCAGAGGATCGAGTCGATGCTCGAGACGATTCGCGATCAGTTCACCGGCGACGGTTACGAAGTCGAGCTAAACGGGATGCTGCATTCGCCTCCGAAATGCTCTAATGACGCGTTGGTGGCAATGCAGGATAGAGTGGCGGCGGCGGCAAACGCTGTCGGTCGCTCGATCGAGTGGCAAGACACCGGCGGTGCGTGTGACGGCTGCAAATTGGCGGCAATGAAACTACCCAACATCGACACCATGGGAATCACAGGCGATAAACTACACAGCAGCGAAGAGTACTGTGTTCCTGCAACACTGGTACCCGCAGCGGCGACCGTTTTGACATTTTTAGCGAACAGCGCCGCCAAGTAA
- a CDS encoding DMT family transporter — MTWIGLSAISAVLLGFYDVTKKIAVRKNAVPIVLLISVSVGAAIWMPFICWSTFSPTSVPHPILKVDSLSFAEHGLLLAKSILVGASWTFAFFALKRLPLSIAAPIRSTSPFWTIAMASLVLGERPTGTQWIGIVIVLLAFWAFSAVSLREGVSFKTDRGVAMMVAATILGALSSIYDKYLLQTAMIAPSTVQAWFSVYLVPVMVPMALIWWRSGRKNKDRELSVHALFEWRWAILGISPLLLAADIVYFTALADPDALVSVISVVRRCSVVIAFLFGIRALGEANFWPKAACVVTILCGVALLVLGG, encoded by the coding sequence ATGACTTGGATTGGATTGTCGGCGATTTCTGCGGTCCTGTTGGGCTTCTATGACGTTACCAAAAAGATTGCGGTACGAAAGAACGCCGTGCCAATCGTTTTGTTGATCAGCGTTTCGGTCGGTGCTGCGATTTGGATGCCATTTATCTGCTGGTCCACCTTTTCGCCGACCAGTGTGCCGCATCCGATTCTAAAAGTCGATTCGTTGTCGTTTGCCGAGCACGGATTGTTGTTGGCCAAGAGCATCTTGGTGGGGGCTTCGTGGACCTTTGCATTTTTCGCTCTCAAACGGTTGCCGTTATCGATCGCGGCTCCGATTCGTTCGACCAGCCCGTTTTGGACGATCGCGATGGCATCGCTGGTGCTCGGTGAACGTCCCACCGGCACCCAGTGGATTGGCATCGTGATCGTACTTTTGGCATTCTGGGCATTCTCGGCGGTTAGTCTTCGCGAAGGCGTTTCCTTTAAAACGGATCGCGGTGTCGCGATGATGGTCGCGGCGACCATTCTGGGTGCATTGAGCTCGATTTACGACAAGTATCTATTGCAGACGGCAATGATTGCTCCATCCACCGTTCAGGCCTGGTTTTCGGTGTACTTAGTCCCCGTAATGGTCCCGATGGCGTTGATTTGGTGGCGAAGCGGACGAAAGAACAAAGATCGCGAGCTGTCGGTTCACGCGTTATTCGAGTGGCGGTGGGCGATTCTTGGAATTAGTCCGTTGCTGTTGGCCGCGGATATCGTCTACTTCACCGCCTTGGCCGACCCCGATGCACTCGTTTCGGTGATCTCGGTGGTGCGGCGATGCAGTGTCGTGATTGCGTTTCTGTTTGGTATTCGAGCCCTCGGGGAGGCCAATTTCTGGCCCAAAGCTGCGTGCGTGGTGACAATCCTGTGCGGCGTCGCCTTGTTGGTGTTAGGGGGGTGA
- a CDS encoding MutS family DNA mismatch repair protein translates to MNSGPQTNPGPHPNANSIASANTVANPSAQASHAGEALHRYREHLAEIQTERDRLKVRDRTYGTVRVVLFLVAIVFWVVGYSSDVTIAQPIGWAAFIGFIVAVVLNEPIRDRLDALRRERSVFRRLVARIERDWDRLATSSLSRQLGEVELPAGQRDAAADLDLLGRASLFHLVSMTATTPGIRTLASWLTGPAIAGDAIERTKAIETLAPLREERLRFYVTARKVAESSGDPDRFTAWATGPRWLSSRKWLAGWANLSAILAIVFLLAMIVGFLVLGSATWFKIGLFGLLGIGVINVTLTGVALGPAHAIFSIAMASRGAVDDYRDLFAAAERLPSDHESSHTAHLQTIRETLVAGPRSAAAGMRALQKVAAAGALRQSAATFLIYLPLQAFALWDIRVLKRLEQWQQDYSDVVAGWFESLGQFESLMSLAALRDEYPSWTTPKWKNEASDRSVEAVEIGHPLLPDQVRVRNDVTVGPPGTLLLVTGSNMSGKSTMLRSIGLNVALAGTGAPVCATRFALPSIELATSIRVSDNLSEGVSFYMAELHRLKQVVDHARRLADKEDRVLLFLLDEILQGTNSRERQIAVVQVLRHLIGFEAIGAISTHDLELADEPELNSIAHTVHFRETITTDDDGNDTMTFDYQMRQGVSPTTNALRLLEMVGLGPKA, encoded by the coding sequence GTGAACTCTGGCCCGCAGACCAACCCTGGCCCCCATCCGAATGCAAACTCCATCGCGAGTGCAAACACGGTTGCGAATCCTAGTGCCCAAGCAAGTCATGCCGGCGAAGCGCTGCACCGCTATCGCGAACACCTAGCGGAAATTCAAACCGAACGCGATCGTTTGAAAGTTCGCGATCGGACCTACGGGACCGTTCGTGTGGTGTTGTTTCTGGTGGCGATCGTGTTTTGGGTGGTCGGATATTCCAGCGATGTCACCATCGCGCAACCCATCGGCTGGGCCGCGTTTATCGGCTTTATCGTAGCCGTGGTGCTGAACGAACCGATCCGTGATCGACTCGATGCGCTGCGACGTGAACGCTCGGTGTTTCGCCGTTTGGTCGCACGGATCGAACGTGATTGGGATCGTTTGGCCACGTCCAGCCTGTCTCGCCAGCTTGGTGAAGTCGAATTGCCAGCGGGCCAGCGAGACGCGGCAGCCGATTTGGATCTATTAGGCCGAGCGTCGTTGTTCCATTTGGTATCGATGACCGCGACGACTCCCGGTATTCGCACGCTCGCGTCGTGGTTGACCGGACCGGCGATTGCGGGTGATGCAATCGAACGGACCAAAGCTATCGAAACGCTTGCTCCACTGCGAGAAGAGCGACTGCGGTTCTACGTCACCGCACGCAAGGTCGCCGAAAGCAGTGGTGATCCTGATCGATTCACCGCCTGGGCCACCGGCCCACGTTGGTTGTCATCACGCAAATGGCTTGCTGGTTGGGCCAATCTCTCGGCGATCCTGGCGATCGTGTTTCTGCTAGCGATGATCGTGGGCTTCCTTGTGCTCGGATCTGCGACATGGTTCAAAATCGGGCTGTTCGGCCTTTTGGGCATTGGCGTTATCAATGTCACCTTGACCGGCGTCGCACTCGGACCGGCCCATGCGATCTTTTCGATCGCGATGGCCAGCCGCGGAGCCGTCGACGATTATCGTGATCTTTTTGCTGCCGCCGAGCGACTGCCGAGCGATCACGAATCAAGCCACACCGCTCACTTGCAAACCATCCGTGAAACCTTGGTCGCAGGTCCTCGCTCTGCTGCCGCCGGAATGCGAGCGTTACAAAAAGTAGCTGCCGCCGGGGCGCTGCGGCAATCCGCGGCGACGTTTTTGATTTACTTGCCGCTGCAAGCGTTCGCACTTTGGGACATCCGAGTGCTAAAACGGCTTGAACAGTGGCAACAGGACTACAGCGATGTGGTTGCCGGTTGGTTCGAATCGCTTGGACAATTTGAATCGCTGATGTCGTTGGCAGCACTTCGCGACGAGTATCCAAGTTGGACGACGCCCAAGTGGAAAAACGAAGCAAGTGATCGCTCGGTCGAAGCGGTCGAGATCGGGCATCCGCTGCTTCCTGATCAGGTCCGCGTTCGAAACGATGTTACCGTCGGCCCACCAGGCACCCTATTGTTGGTGACCGGCAGCAACATGTCGGGCAAAAGTACGATGCTGCGTAGCATCGGGCTAAACGTTGCCTTGGCTGGAACCGGAGCCCCGGTTTGTGCCACGCGGTTTGCGTTGCCATCGATTGAATTAGCAACCAGTATTCGTGTCAGCGACAACCTCAGCGAAGGCGTATCGTTTTACATGGCCGAGCTTCATCGCTTGAAGCAAGTCGTCGATCACGCCCGCCGCTTGGCCGACAAAGAAGACCGTGTCTTGCTGTTTTTGCTCGATGAAATCCTGCAAGGCACCAACAGCCGCGAACGGCAAATCGCAGTCGTGCAAGTGTTGCGGCACTTGATTGGATTCGAAGCGATCGGTGCGATCAGCACGCACGACTTGGAACTTGCCGACGAACCCGAGCTCAATTCGATCGCGCACACGGTTCATTTTCGCGAGACCATCACCACCGATGACGATGGCAATGACACGATGACGTTCGATTACCAGATGCGGCAAGGCGTCTCGCCCACAACCAACGCACTGCGATTGTTAGAAATGGTCGGGCTAGGCCCGAAAGCGTAG
- a CDS encoding LOG family protein encodes MDPKRLPDEAIGEDELQRPQPADEPISTIETQDILQVMRHTIDRLEKDNTARGDLKILSRTLRELRYAFKVFRPFRKRRKVTIFGSARTMPGHPEYESAVELSRRIASHGWMVITGAGGGIMEAGHRGAGREASMGLNIMLPFEQSANPYIQGDAKLVTMKYFFTRKLMFVKECSGVICCPGGFGTLDEALETLTLMQTGKQTMIPLVLLDSAEGSYWRDLGVFFEKQLLNNGMISPEDVNLYKITNSVDEAIQEMLQFYRNYHSMRYVRDRLVFRLQKELTADALESIREQFSDILVDGTFEQSAALPDEIGEPDLAHMPRLVFHFNRRALGRLRMLINTINVAETV; translated from the coding sequence ATGGACCCTAAACGTCTGCCCGACGAAGCGATTGGCGAAGATGAACTTCAGCGTCCCCAGCCGGCGGACGAACCAATATCGACGATTGAAACGCAAGACATTTTGCAGGTCATGCGTCATACCATCGATCGACTCGAGAAGGACAATACGGCTCGGGGCGACTTAAAGATTCTCTCGCGAACGCTTCGCGAATTGCGTTATGCGTTTAAGGTGTTTCGTCCTTTCCGCAAACGTCGCAAGGTCACGATATTCGGTTCCGCGCGGACGATGCCGGGGCATCCCGAGTACGAAAGTGCAGTGGAACTAAGTCGCCGGATCGCATCGCACGGATGGATGGTGATCACCGGTGCCGGCGGTGGCATCATGGAAGCGGGACACCGCGGCGCGGGCCGTGAAGCATCGATGGGGCTGAACATCATGTTGCCCTTCGAACAGAGTGCAAACCCTTACATCCAAGGTGACGCCAAACTGGTCACGATGAAGTACTTCTTCACTCGCAAGTTGATGTTTGTGAAAGAGTGCAGCGGAGTGATTTGTTGTCCGGGCGGTTTCGGCACGCTTGATGAAGCGCTTGAAACATTGACGCTGATGCAGACCGGCAAACAAACGATGATCCCGTTGGTGTTGCTGGACTCGGCCGAAGGCAGCTATTGGCGAGACCTGGGCGTGTTCTTCGAAAAGCAATTGCTTAACAATGGAATGATCAGCCCCGAGGATGTGAATCTTTACAAGATCACGAACTCGGTCGATGAAGCGATCCAAGAGATGTTGCAGTTCTATCGCAACTATCACAGTATGCGATATGTCCGCGACCGACTCGTTTTTCGTCTGCAAAAAGAATTGACGGCCGACGCGCTTGAATCGATTCGCGAGCAATTCAGTGACATTCTGGTCGACGGTACGTTCGAGCAGTCGGCGGCATTGCCGGACGAGATCGGCGAACCCGATCTTGCTCACATGCCGCGTTTGGTGTTCCATTTCAACCGCCGCGCACTCGGTCGATTGCGGATGTTGATCAACACGATCAACGTCGCCGAAACGGTGTAG